The Bdellovibrio sp. GT3 genome contains the following window.
ATAGAACGCCACGTGATGAATTGCAATGGTGGCGGCTGCCGTGATGATCGGAGTCAGCATACCAAAGCTTAAACAGACTGCCAGTGACACGAATACGTGAAAATGCATTTCAATCATGCCGTTACCAAGATGTATCAACAGTCCTGAAAAGCTCATCAAGGCCATTGCCAGCAAGTTTGGCAGCAGGGCTGAGGAGATTCCCAGCAAGTACACCAGTGTCGGAGCAGAGAGGATGAATAGGCCGACTCCCCAGGCAACCCACTGACTGTGGCCGTTTATATGAGCCAAGTATGAGAAAATCGGGAAGTGAGCAAAGAGGCTTATTAAGAACATTCTGGAGCGTGATCTTGTAAAGCTTTGTCTAAAGTTCATGGGTCACCTGGTTTGAGTATTTCATTGAAAAAGGATCTACTATTTTTTGAAGTTTACGACTGACGGCACAGCCGAAGATCGGGAAGTTTTTTACTGTCCCTTTACCTTGTAAGCTGTTTAGAATTTCCAGATCGCGAATGGGACTTCCATCCTTGATGGATTTTTCCGAGTAACCACCGGCATAAACCGTGTCCCCCTTAGGGGTGGAAATCAGAAGAAATGGCACGCCCAATTTGGATATGTCTTCTTGCAGCTCCTCAGGTTTCATATGTCTGACCGGAAATCCTTTGGCAACCAACGCTTGCGAATCCTTGAGAGATTTTCCTAGCAGTACAACCTCTTCATGGGTGTCAGGATGCGGGCCGCGCTTTAAAAGATTCGCCATGACAGCTTCGGAGCATTTGCAATCTTCACTGAGCACATGAGTGAGAGTCCATGCACCAGGTTGCTTGGACGACAACGAAGTGTTGGAGCTGAAAGACATAAGATGCCAGCCATAGAACTGAGACACCAATCCCAGTGTTCCCAATGCCCAGCATCCGATAATGAAATATAATAAGTACTTCTTCACACGTAACAGATCGGGGACTATTTGACAGATCTTTAACGTGAATACTGTGTTTAAGATAATTTTGGTAATCAATGGGGATAAAAGTCCGGGAGCCAGCTCGACTGTTCAATGGTCGAAAACATGTATCGGTGGACCTTTCGTATTTTACTGTGTGATCGATCAAACTTAGCATGAGGATATGAAAGCAAAACTAACATTATCTAAAGGTGGCTCGGCATTTCGCAAAATCGCGATGGGATCATGGCATAAAGCTGGTGATCCTTCGGTGTATGGCTTGTTGGAAATCGACATGACCAAAGCGCTGGAATATATGAAGTCCTACGAGACAGCCACCGGAACCAAACTTTCCATTTCTCATCTTGTCGGCAAGGCAGCTGCAACAGCAATGAAGGAGCGGCCTGAAATTAACGGCATGATTCGCTTCAATCGAATTTACCTGCGTGATCAGGTCGATGTTTTTTATCAGGTGAATATCCCTGGCAATCCTGAAGATCCAGTGGGCAAAGCAACTTTGACGGGCGTTGTGGTCAGGGCCGCAGAAAACATGACGGCAGGACAGATCGCTCAGGAGTTGGCTAATAAGTCCAAGGCAATCAAGGGCGGAGCTACAAGTGAACTGACTAAATCCCTTGATGCAATGAAGTTCATGCCCTGGGGACTGATGCGCATGATTCTGAATATCACATCATTCTTAAATTACGATTTGGGGATCAATCTTACCTGGGCCGGAATGCCACGAGACGCTTTCGGTTCAATTATGATCACGAATATCGGCGGGATGGGTGCTGACACCGCGTGGGCTCCACTGGTGGCATATTCAAAAGTGCCGATTTTGCTGACGGTGGGGCAGATTAAACAACGTGCCTGGGTCAGTGAAACAGGCGCTGTTGAAGCAAGACCGGTCGCACGTATTGGCGTGACTTTTGATCATCGTTTTATGGACGGGACGCATGCTGCAGCTTTGCAGAAGATATTTGAAAAATGCTTTGCTGAGCCTGAGAAATACTTTGGCCAAGTCGCAGAAAATTCATATCCAAAGCTTTCGGCGTTTCCTTTGAAGATGGCCTAAAGATTTTGTTCTGGGGGATACTGGGCGCGAACATGTTTGCCCAGGTATTCCTGCACCAGAATTAATTCATTTTCCAATGAATCCACGAGCAGAGTCATCTGCTGAATATTGGTCGATGCCAGATCAATCTTTTCAATACGCTCAGCAATTTCTTTCAGGCGGAGCGCTCCCAGTACTGCAGCTGACGACTTCAAGTTGTGTGCAAGTTTTGGCAAAAGTGCGAAATCACCTTTGGACAGGGCTTCGCGCATTTGTGCAATGTGTGCCGGGCTGTCCTGGTTGAAAATGTCCACGACTTCCTTAAGCAAGGTATGACCATTTCTTTTTTCTTCAGTATTAAGAAGGCTCAGGCTCTGAGGATTTGCAGCGTGCTGTCCCTGAATAATCCATTTGTTAATTTTGAACATGAGATCGTTATAAGAAATCGGCTTGCTGATATAGTCATTCATACCGGATTCCAGGCACTGCTCGATGTCGCCTTTGATGGCATTGGCCGTGGTTGCAAGAATGGGAATAGCCCGGTTGTCGTCACCAGCCTGACCTTTGCGTATTCTTCGGGTGGCCTCGTATCCGTCCAGCACCGGCATTTGAGCATCCATCAGAACAAGATCGAATTTTTCAGAAAGTAGAGCGGCTATCGCAGCATTGCCGTTTTCGGCAGTGCGACTGGTGCATCCCATTGTTGCCAGCATTTCGCTGACCACTTTCTGATTTATCAGATTGTCTTCAGCTATAAGGATGTGACCGCGAATCATCGAGGTTGGTTTAAGATTTGCCATTCTGCTGATAGTGGCATCGGTTGAGGGCACTCCCAGATTTACATCAAAGTAAAAGCGCGAACCAATGCCCTTGACGCTGTCTACGTCTATCTTGCCTCTCATCATTTCCACGATTTGTTTGGAAATAGCGAGTCCCAATCCAGTACCGCCGTATTTTCGAGTTGTGGAACTGTCCCCTTGAGTGAAGCTTTTAAATAGTTTTTTACGGGTGTCATCATCAAAGCCGACACCTTGATCAATGACTTCAAAGAGCAAATGCATTGATCCCTCGGCATCAGGGCCTTTGGGTGTGATGCGAACTTTAATGATGCCCTGCTCTGAAAATTTTATGGCGTTGTTTATCAGATTCAGCAAAACCTGGCGCAATCGCAAGGGATCGCCTGTCAGGAACTCGGGCACGGTTGGATCGATTTCGATTTTAATTTCAAGATTTTTCATTCGGGCAGAGTATTCGACAATGGACACGGCACTTCGCACCAAAGAGGATAGTTCGAAGTTGGTTTCTTCCAGTTGGAGTTTTCCCGACTCAATTTTTGATAAATCCAGAATCTCATTGATCAGTGACAGAAGTGCATTCGAGGAGGTTTTAATGGTTTCAAAGTAATCCTGCTGACGTGAATTAAGTGGTGTCTGTTCAAATAACTTCAACATGCCAATGATTCCATTTAACGGAGTGCGAATCTCGTGACTCATGTTTGCGAGGAATACGGACTTCATATTTGATGCTTCCAGAGCTTTGGTTCGAGCCACTTCAAGTTCCGCCTCAATCGATTCGCGCATACGAATCTGGTTGCTTAGCAGGCGGGTTGAGAGGAAGAAAAGTAGAAATGAAACCCCGATTCCCAGGGACACCAGGATACATGTATTGATAAATTGGGATTCCAATTTTCCTGAACGCTGGGTCAACAAAGTTTGCTCGTCGGTTTCAATATCAGAAATAAGGCGATGGATTTCAGAGGTTTCAGCAGAAGTCAGAAGGGATCTGTATTTCTCATCAGTGAGTATCTTGCCGTTGTGTTGAAGCTCGGCTGCGAAACGCTGCCATATTGCGGATTTTGTTGCGATTAAGGATTTTAAGCGCTGAATGCGACCTGCCTGTGTGGGGTTGTCACTTGCGAGTTTTGACAGTGTATCAAGATTTCTTTGCAGTGCCAGTTGCGCATTATTGAATGGTTCCTGGGATATCTTCGGATCAATAAACATCGCGGAAAGAGTGACCTTGCTTTCCTCCAGGTTCGCTTTGGTTTTCTGAACTTCAGTCAGGACTTCGTAGGTGTGTTTGCGCCACAAGGAAGCCAGGTGCAATTGGCGACCGCTATAGAAGATCGTGACGCCGATAATTACCAGAATGCAAAATCCGGCAAAAGCGAGGAAGAACGAGGTTTTTGAATGGTATTCGCGACCGTTTTTCTTTCCCATGCTTCCATTAAACCTCTCTCGAGGAAGGGGGCCAATCTTTCGGTCCTTGAATAATCAAAATACACATTATTAATAGTAGTCATGTGTCGTGTGGCTCTGGAGAATCAAAGAATGGACAAGAATCTGAAGAATGTGCTTCTAATTGAGGATTCCAGGGAGATGCAGGCAATAGTCCGTCATTCGATTTCGGATGTTTGCCTCTTGAAGCACGTGGGAACTGCGGCAGAGGGCCGGAACGAACTGGATCTGGGAATTTATTCGTTACTACTTTTGGATGTCTCTTTACCTGATGCAGATGGATTTGAGTTTTGTGCAAGTCTGCGCAAAGAAAAAAGATACCTGGATTTGCCAGTGATTTTTTTAACGGGAAAGACCGATTTGGCACAAAAGGTTCAAGGGTTTGAAGCGGGCGGTGATGACTACATTACCAAACCCTTTGAGCCCGAAGAACTAAGGGCACGGGTTAAAGGTAAACTTAGTCGGATCAAGGAATTCGGAAGTTCCTTCAGTTTGGCGGGATACCGTGTGGATTTTTCGATGCAAAAGATTTTTGAGATGAATGAGGAAGGTGTTGAACAAGCACTGCCGCTGACGCCGCTCGAGTTCAAAATTTTCAGTCACCTTTTGAAAAATTCCGGAAAAGTTTTCTCTCGCAAGAACCTGTTGGAGCTATTCTGGGCAGACAGTCTGCATATTTCCAATCATACCGTCGACACCCATATTTCCTCACTCAGAAAGAAGATGGGTGAGCGGGGAGGGTTGATTCGATCCGTCTTTAAACAGGGATATACATTTGAACCTCTGAATGAATCTCAAAGGGATGTCTCAGTCTGAGAATGCAAATCCTTAGGGAACTTCCCGGAGCGGGAAACGTCTACAACATTCTATACACAGTTATTAAATTAAACAGTTTAAACCAATAGAACCGACAAGTGAGTGGTCCGCGTATTGCTATTCATGTTAGGGGGATGGGGTGAAAATGCCTAAATATCAACTTTTCGGATTTATCACATTGGCAGCGATTTCAATCGTTTCGTTTCAAAACTGTTCACAGGCAAGCTTCTCTGAGGCGAAAAGTCAGTTGGCTTCCTCCATACCGGACGGTTCCAATACAACGGACTCGGCTTCACCGAATGATCCAAGCACTCCAGACAGTGCTTCGCCAGACACACTGTCTGCGGTGGATATCACGTGGGCAGTGAATAAAAATGTGGTTTTGAATATCACGCATGCGAGCATTATCGCCGCGAACAAGGGCAGCTTATTGAAAGTCGATTCCGTGGGCATGCCCAATTTGGGTTCGTTAACGGCGAAGGGCTCCAGCAGTTACGATTTCGTATCTTCTGTGACCGGCACGGCGACGATGTCCTATACTATTTCCAACAGCTCCAATGTTAAAGCCAGCGCTAAGATCATTATTAAGGTGGTTGAAAGCGACATTGCGACCGCTCCTTTCTATGGCTGTAACCTTGACGGCAAACTTTATAGTTTGGATCCGGCTAGCGGGACATTGTTGCAGGAAGTGAATCTGACCTATAATGGTTCCAAGTTGCCTTGCAGTGACATGGTTATCAGTAATTCCGGAGTGGTGTTTGCGAAGGATGCAGACGGAAGCAACAAGATCTATACGATCGACGTGAGCACAGGCAAGGGCACCCTTTATCAAGGTTCATTGGTGGCTTCCGGTAACCGTTCTGTAGGCTTGACCCTGAGTGCGGATGGCCAAAGCCTGATCACTTCAGAGGAAACAGATCCAGGTAAATCGTCTCAGACAAACAGTCTGATTCAAGTTTCTAAAGCGGGTGTGAAGACGGTTCTTATTCCAGCTTCAGACAAGTTTCAGATGTATGGTGGTGACATCAAGTTGCTTCCGGATAACAAGATGTATTGGACCATCACTAACGCGACGTCGACTTTGTGTCGCAATACCGCGAAGGCAGGCAACCAGGCCGTGCTAAGATACGACCCAGCAACTGGAGAGAAGAAAGAGATCGCATGTTTTGATAAGAAAAATATCTTCGGTCTGGGTTTCGCCTCTAAAGCACTTTACGGCTTCAGTGAGCAAGGAAATCTGGTGCGTGTCGACATCAACACGGGCAATACGACTCTGATCAAGAATACCGGTCTGACGTTCATTGGTGCCGCAGCCAATCCGATCCTTTGGTAGGATTTCACAAAAGTAATATTTCATGTAAAAAGCCCGCGGACAGCGGGCTTTTTCATTCACATGTATGGGTATCTTTTTCATTCCCAGTATAACAATCGTACAAGTTTCCGGGTGCCTATTGTGAATTCCTGAATCCTCGGGCAATTTCGCCTCATTCGTATCAAAAACATAAATGAGGTATTCGATGAAAAAAATCGTTCTTTCTGTTGTGACTCTTTTGTTGGCTCAAACGGCTTCCGCTGAAATCACAGCGAACTCCTCTTGGGAAGAAATCTTCGCAGCCAAGGGTCCATATCAAATCCACGCGCCAGTAGTTTATATGGGACGCGCAATTGACTACACATACGTGTGCCGTGATGGACAAAACCTACGCACAATGGGTCCTGTTGATATCGTGGTTAATGATCACAATGGTGACGGCCCAACGAAATTTGAAGTTGTTGGCAGTGAAGTTCTTTCCACTCCAATTAACTATGTTCAACACGAAGAATTCTGTGATGCTTCTTACAATAAAGTTCTTTGCAC
Protein-coding sequences here:
- a CDS encoding response regulator transcription factor gives rise to the protein MDKNLKNVLLIEDSREMQAIVRHSISDVCLLKHVGTAAEGRNELDLGIYSLLLLDVSLPDADGFEFCASLRKEKRYLDLPVIFLTGKTDLAQKVQGFEAGGDDYITKPFEPEELRARVKGKLSRIKEFGSSFSLAGYRVDFSMQKIFEMNEEGVEQALPLTPLEFKIFSHLLKNSGKVFSRKNLLELFWADSLHISNHTVDTHISSLRKKMGERGGLIRSVFKQGYTFEPLNESQRDVSV
- a CDS encoding ATP-binding protein: MGKKNGREYHSKTSFFLAFAGFCILVIIGVTIFYSGRQLHLASLWRKHTYEVLTEVQKTKANLEESKVTLSAMFIDPKISQEPFNNAQLALQRNLDTLSKLASDNPTQAGRIQRLKSLIATKSAIWQRFAAELQHNGKILTDEKYRSLLTSAETSEIHRLISDIETDEQTLLTQRSGKLESQFINTCILVSLGIGVSFLLFFLSTRLLSNQIRMRESIEAELEVARTKALEASNMKSVFLANMSHEIRTPLNGIIGMLKLFEQTPLNSRQQDYFETIKTSSNALLSLINEILDLSKIESGKLQLEETNFELSSLVRSAVSIVEYSARMKNLEIKIEIDPTVPEFLTGDPLRLRQVLLNLINNAIKFSEQGIIKVRITPKGPDAEGSMHLLFEVIDQGVGFDDDTRKKLFKSFTQGDSSTTRKYGGTGLGLAISKQIVEMMRGKIDVDSVKGIGSRFYFDVNLGVPSTDATISRMANLKPTSMIRGHILIAEDNLINQKVVSEMLATMGCTSRTAENGNAAIAALLSEKFDLVLMDAQMPVLDGYEATRRIRKGQAGDDNRAIPILATTANAIKGDIEQCLESGMNDYISKPISYNDLMFKINKWIIQGQHAANPQSLSLLNTEEKRNGHTLLKEVVDIFNQDSPAHIAQMREALSKGDFALLPKLAHNLKSSAAVLGALRLKEIAERIEKIDLASTNIQQMTLLVDSLENELILVQEYLGKHVRAQYPPEQNL
- a CDS encoding 2-oxo acid dehydrogenase subunit E2, translated to MKAKLTLSKGGSAFRKIAMGSWHKAGDPSVYGLLEIDMTKALEYMKSYETATGTKLSISHLVGKAAATAMKERPEINGMIRFNRIYLRDQVDVFYQVNIPGNPEDPVGKATLTGVVVRAAENMTAGQIAQELANKSKAIKGGATSELTKSLDAMKFMPWGLMRMILNITSFLNYDLGINLTWAGMPRDAFGSIMITNIGGMGADTAWAPLVAYSKVPILLTVGQIKQRAWVSETGAVEARPVARIGVTFDHRFMDGTHAAALQKIFEKCFAEPEKYFGQVAENSYPKLSAFPLKMA